One genomic region from Strix uralensis isolate ZFMK-TIS-50842 chromosome 5, bStrUra1, whole genome shotgun sequence encodes:
- the NEDD1 gene encoding protein NEDD1 isoform X1 has protein sequence MQESIRFASSGDDVKIWDSSSLTVVEQFNPHTPSHPVSSLCWASNNRYLATASAAGDKIVVSTCKSKPVPLFEVAEGAKQTCVSLNSSSSYVVSGGLDNTVNIWDLKSRRVYRSLKDHKDEVTCVTYNWNDCYIASGSLSGEIILHSVTTNLSSTPFGYGSRQPIRHLKYSSFKKSLLGSVSDSGNVTLWDVNSQNPYHNFEHTHKAPASEICFSPVNKLLLVTVGLDKRIILYDTSSKKLLTTIVADFPLTTVDFMPDGTTLAIGCSRGKICQYDLRQLTSPVKTVIAHKGCVKCIRLQFSSTFSKSNLTGSSNKPVSKRVEVKAGSNLGEIQNTGIKNIASQASATISSHLTLPNENKGGDVLQEKTGFPHSCSLDVIPSKETDHGKSADLNNFDLGRSSLGDVFSPVRDDIIASKANEDPQGKGDGLDFQSCLLGLDFLPQLTTAFPVKKPTVGSSAQGIRSSPLHVLVGSSVKEEEEHPETDTKKINTRKQESKEVLKQLSKSSSSSAESVTLSSPPSSTAVKAPDTNERPVKNIQAHPAYDLPVNGTISTSPKITSPVTAGVASSLSERIVETIGSSRPNAPLTSIQINFIQNMIQETMDDFREACHRDIVNLQVEMIKQFHMQLNEMHTLLERYSVNESLVAEIERLREENKRLRTHF, from the exons ATGCAAGAAAGCATACGCTTTGCTTCATCAGGAGATGACGTTAAAATATGGGATTCCTCATCTCTAACTGTGGTGGAGCAGTTCAACCCACATACACCCTCACATCCAGTCAGCTCACTGTGTTGGGCCAGCAATA ACAGATACCTAGccactgcttctgctgctggtgaTAAAATAGTTGTTTCAACCTGTAAAAGCAAACCTGTTCCACTCTTTGAAGTAGCTGAAGGA GCAAAACAGACATGTGTGAGCTTGAATTCTAGTTCTTCATATGTTGTGAGTGGAGGCCTTGATAACACAGTTAATATCTGGGATCTGAAATCCAGAAGGGTTTACCGTAGCCTTAAG GATCATAAAGATGAAGTCACATGTGTTACATATAATTGGAATGATTGCTACATTGCTTCTGGATCTCTGAGTGGTGAAATTATCCTACACAGTGTTACCACCAATTTATCAAGTACTCCTTTTGGTTATGGCAGCCGTCAG CCTATTCGACACTTGAAATACTCATCCTTTAAGAAATCCTTGCTGGGCAGTGTTTCTGACAGTGGAAATGTAACACTCTGGGATGTAAATAGCCAGAACCCATATCATAATTTTGAACATACTCATAAAGCACCAGCTTCAGaaatctgcttttctccagtcAATAAGCTGCTGCTTGTAACTGTAGGTTTGGATAAAAGAATTATTCTCTATGACACTTCAAGTAAAAA GTTATTGACAACAATAGTAGCTGATTTTCCTCTGACAACAGTAGACTTCATGCCTGATGGTACTACTTTAGCTATAGGATGTTCCCGGGGAAAAATCTGCCAGTATGACTTAAGACAACTGACATCACCAGTGAAAACAGTTATTGCTCACAAAGGCTGTGTGAAATGCATACGTCTCCAGTTCAGTAGCACTTTTTCCAAG tctaaCCTTACAGGTTCTTCAAATAAACCTGTATCTAAAAGAGTAGAAGTCAAAGCTGGTAGTAATCTTGGAGAAATTCAAAATACTGGCATCAAAAACATTGCCTCTCAAGCATCAGCAACAATTTCATCTCATCTGACATTGCCAAATGAGAATAAGGGAGGAGACgttcttcaggaaaaaacag GCTTTCCCCATAGTTGCAGCTTGGATGTGATTCCATCTAAAGAAACAGATCATGGGAAAAGTGCTGATTTAAATAACTTTGATTTGGGTCGAAGCAGTTTAGGAGATGTGTTTTCTCCAGTCAGAGATG ATATTATTGCAAGTAAAGCAAATGAAGATCCTCAAGGAAAAGGAGATG GTCTAGATTTTCAGTCCTGCCttttgggtttggattttctCCCACAGCTCACTACTGCCTTtcctgtaaaaaaacccacagtgggCAGTAGTGCACAAGGGATACGGTCTAGCCCATTACATGTACTTGTGGGATCTTCAGttaaagaagaggaagaacatccAGAGActgacacaaagaaaataaatactagaAAACAAGAATCTAAAGAAGTGTTAAAGCAG CTTTCAAAATCGAGCTCCTCAAGTGCAGAATCTGTAACTTTAAGTTCTCCACCATCATCCACTGCTGTAAAGGCTCCTGATACAAATGAGAGACCAGTGAAGAATATTCAGGCCCATCCTGCATATGATCTACCAGTAAATGGTACTATCTCAACAA gTCCAAAGATAACATCACCTGTCACTGCTGGAGTTGCCAGTTCATTGTCAGAAAGAATAGTAGAAACCATTGGGAGTAGCAGGCCAAATGCACCTCTGACATCAATCCAAATAAACTTCATTCAGAATATGATACAAGAAACAATGGATGACTTCAG AGAAGCATGCCATAGAGATATTGTGAATTTGCAAGTGGAGATGATCAAGCAGTTCCATATGCAGTTG aatgaaATGCATACTCTACTTGAAAGATACTCTGTAAATGAAAGCTTAGTAGCTGAAATTGAGAGACTAcgagaagaaaacaaaagactgaGGACTCACTTCTGA
- the NEDD1 gene encoding protein NEDD1 isoform X2, which yields MQESIRFASSGDDVKIWDSSSLTVVEQFNPHTPSHPVSSLCWASNNRYLATASAAGDKIVVSTCKSKPVPLFEVAEGAKQTCVSLNSSSSYVVSGGLDNTVNIWDLKSRRVYRSLKDHKDEVTCVTYNWNDCYIASGSLSGEIILHSVTTNLSSTPFGYGSRQPIRHLKYSSFKKSLLGSVSDSGNVTLWDVNSQNPYHNFEHTHKAPASEICFSPVNKLLLVTVGLDKRIILYDTSSKKLLTTIVADFPLTTVDFMPDGTTLAIGCSRGKICQYDLRQLTSPVKTVIAHKGCVKCIRLQFSSTFSKSNLTGSSNKPVSKRVEVKAGSNLGEIQNTGIKNIASQASATISSHLTLPNENKGGDVLQEKTGFPHSCSLDVIPSKETDHGKSADLNNFDLGRSSLGDVFSPVRDDIIASKANEDPQGKGDGLDFQSCLLGLDFLPQLTTAFPVKKPTVGSSAQGIRSSPLHVLVGSSVKEEEEHPETDTKKINTRKQESKEVLKQLSKSSSSSAESVTLSSPPSSTAVKAPDTNERPVKNIQAHPAYDLPVNGTISTSPKITSPVTAGVASSLSERIVETIGSSRPNAPLTSIQINFIQNMIQETMDDFRMKCILYLKDTL from the exons ATGCAAGAAAGCATACGCTTTGCTTCATCAGGAGATGACGTTAAAATATGGGATTCCTCATCTCTAACTGTGGTGGAGCAGTTCAACCCACATACACCCTCACATCCAGTCAGCTCACTGTGTTGGGCCAGCAATA ACAGATACCTAGccactgcttctgctgctggtgaTAAAATAGTTGTTTCAACCTGTAAAAGCAAACCTGTTCCACTCTTTGAAGTAGCTGAAGGA GCAAAACAGACATGTGTGAGCTTGAATTCTAGTTCTTCATATGTTGTGAGTGGAGGCCTTGATAACACAGTTAATATCTGGGATCTGAAATCCAGAAGGGTTTACCGTAGCCTTAAG GATCATAAAGATGAAGTCACATGTGTTACATATAATTGGAATGATTGCTACATTGCTTCTGGATCTCTGAGTGGTGAAATTATCCTACACAGTGTTACCACCAATTTATCAAGTACTCCTTTTGGTTATGGCAGCCGTCAG CCTATTCGACACTTGAAATACTCATCCTTTAAGAAATCCTTGCTGGGCAGTGTTTCTGACAGTGGAAATGTAACACTCTGGGATGTAAATAGCCAGAACCCATATCATAATTTTGAACATACTCATAAAGCACCAGCTTCAGaaatctgcttttctccagtcAATAAGCTGCTGCTTGTAACTGTAGGTTTGGATAAAAGAATTATTCTCTATGACACTTCAAGTAAAAA GTTATTGACAACAATAGTAGCTGATTTTCCTCTGACAACAGTAGACTTCATGCCTGATGGTACTACTTTAGCTATAGGATGTTCCCGGGGAAAAATCTGCCAGTATGACTTAAGACAACTGACATCACCAGTGAAAACAGTTATTGCTCACAAAGGCTGTGTGAAATGCATACGTCTCCAGTTCAGTAGCACTTTTTCCAAG tctaaCCTTACAGGTTCTTCAAATAAACCTGTATCTAAAAGAGTAGAAGTCAAAGCTGGTAGTAATCTTGGAGAAATTCAAAATACTGGCATCAAAAACATTGCCTCTCAAGCATCAGCAACAATTTCATCTCATCTGACATTGCCAAATGAGAATAAGGGAGGAGACgttcttcaggaaaaaacag GCTTTCCCCATAGTTGCAGCTTGGATGTGATTCCATCTAAAGAAACAGATCATGGGAAAAGTGCTGATTTAAATAACTTTGATTTGGGTCGAAGCAGTTTAGGAGATGTGTTTTCTCCAGTCAGAGATG ATATTATTGCAAGTAAAGCAAATGAAGATCCTCAAGGAAAAGGAGATG GTCTAGATTTTCAGTCCTGCCttttgggtttggattttctCCCACAGCTCACTACTGCCTTtcctgtaaaaaaacccacagtgggCAGTAGTGCACAAGGGATACGGTCTAGCCCATTACATGTACTTGTGGGATCTTCAGttaaagaagaggaagaacatccAGAGActgacacaaagaaaataaatactagaAAACAAGAATCTAAAGAAGTGTTAAAGCAG CTTTCAAAATCGAGCTCCTCAAGTGCAGAATCTGTAACTTTAAGTTCTCCACCATCATCCACTGCTGTAAAGGCTCCTGATACAAATGAGAGACCAGTGAAGAATATTCAGGCCCATCCTGCATATGATCTACCAGTAAATGGTACTATCTCAACAA gTCCAAAGATAACATCACCTGTCACTGCTGGAGTTGCCAGTTCATTGTCAGAAAGAATAGTAGAAACCATTGGGAGTAGCAGGCCAAATGCACCTCTGACATCAATCCAAATAAACTTCATTCAGAATATGATACAAGAAACAATGGATGACTTCAG aatgaaATGCATACTCTACTTGAAAGATACTCTGTAA